The genomic interval CCGGACAGATCCCTGCCGGGCTCAATGAAGCGCTTCACGCTGACGCGACGCCAGAGGTACGTCGTGAGCAGGTAGCTGAGCTGCGTCAGATGCTTCAGGGCGTGGCGGGCGCTGAACAGCTGCTGACCGACGCGGACGCGCTGGTTGAAAAATCAATCTGGCTGATCGGCGGTGACGGCTGGGCTTACGACATCGGCTTTGGCGGACTGGATCACGTGTTAAGCCTGACCGAAAACGTCAATATCCTGGTTCTGGATACGCAGTGTTATTCCAACACCGGTGGTCAGGCCTCGAAAGCAACGCCGTTAGGCGCTGTGACGAAATTCGGCGAACACGGTAAACGCAAGGCGCGCAAAGATCTCGGTGTAAGCATGATGATGTATGGTCACGTTTACGTCGCGCAAATCTCGCTGGGTGCCCAGCTTAACCAGACGGTAAAAGCGATCCAGGAAGCTGAAGCGTATCCTGGCCCGTCGCTGATCATTGCCTACAGCCCTTGCGAAGAGCATGGCTACGATCTGGCACTCAGCCACGACCAGATGCGTCAGTTGACCGCGACCGGCTTCTGGCCGTTGTACCGGTTCGACCCGCGTCGTGCTGACGAGGGTAAATTACCGCTGGCGCTGGATTCGCGTCCGCCGTCCGATGCCCTGGCCGAGACGTTAATGCAGGAGCAGCGCTTCCGTCGCCTTAACGCGCAGCAGCCGGAAGTGGCCGAACAGCTCTGGAAAGATGCCGCTGCTGACCTGCAAAAACGTTATGACTTCCTGGCGCAAATGGCGGGTAAAGCCGAAAAACCGACCAGCGACTAGTACCTCTGCCCGGCTTGTCCGGGCATTTTTTTCACCATAAAAAAGCCCGGCGTATTCACACCGGGCGGATCCAGATAATCAATATAATCAATGAATATCTATTTACTTTACTTAATAACATTCATGTTAATTATTGATTAATTATCTTAAAAGCATATAAGACCATCAAAACCACCATAATTAACGCCTGATTAATAATTTTAATTTAATATACTTACTTTTAAATCATTCATACAGCCAATGACTATTTCCGCTGATTTATTCGGTATAGATTTTACTTGATTCGTAACAATTATACTTTATTACTCTTACACAGGAGTGATTTAGCATGAGACAACTTTCTCATTCTGAAAGTTCAACAGGTAATCAAATAAAAACAACCACAAAGGAATATCAAAATGCAAAGAAAAGTACTGGCCCTGATGATTCCGGCTCTGTTAATGGCTGGCGCAACTCATGCCGCAGAGATTTATAATAAAGACGGCAACAAATTAGATCTGTACGGAAAAGTAGATGGTCTGCACTATTTCTCCGACGATAAAGGCGCTGACGGCGATCAAACGTACATGCGTCTGGGCTTCAAAGGCGAAACCCAGATCAACGACATGATGACCGGTTACGCACAGTGGGAATACAATATTCAGGCTAATAACACGGAAGGGTCTGATAATCAGTCCTGGACGCGTCTGGCCTTCGCTGGTGTCAAAGTGGGCGACTACGGCTCCTTCGATTATGGCCGTAACTACGGCGTGCTGTACGACGTGGAAGGCTGGACCGATATGCTGCCTGAGTTTGGTGGCGACTCCTACAGCAAAGCCGACAACTTCATGACCAGCCGCGCCAACGGCGTGGCAACCTACCGTAACACCGACTTCTATGGTCTGGTGCAGGGCCTGAACTTTGCTCTGCAGTATCAGGGCAAAAATGAAGATGCCAGCAACAATCAGGAAGGCACCAACAACGGTCGCGACACGCGTCACGAGAACGGTGACGGCTTCGGTATTTCTACCACCTATGACTTTGGCATGGGGATTACTGCGGGTGCGGCCTACACCTCTTCTGACCGCACCAACGAGCAGGTCATGAACACCACTGCGGGTGGTGACAAAGCTGATGCGTGGACTGCTGGTCTGAAATATGACGCCAATAACATCTATCTGGCGGCAATGTACTCTGAAACCCGCAATATGACACCGTATGGTGATAATACTGACGCCGTAGCGAATAAAACCCAGAACTTTGAAGTGACCGCGCAGTACCAGTTCGACTTCGGCCTGCGTCCTGCTATTTCCTATCTGCAGTCTAAAGGTAAGGACCTGGGCAACGGTCAGGGCGATCAGGATCTGGTTAAGTACGCTGACGTAGGCGCGACCTACTACTTCAATAAAAACATGTCCACCTACGTTGATTACAAAATCAACCTGCTGGATGAAGATGACAGCTTCTACAAAAACAACGGCATCGGTACGGATGATGTCGTAGCGTTAGGTCTGGTTTACCAGTTCTGATTGTCAGAGCCCGCATCATGATGCGGGCTCGCTTTTATTGAAGCTCGTCACGAAAGGCTGTTTAATAAAGGGTTTGGTTGAGGGTAAGTTGAAAGAAAGCAGGTTAAACTCAGGTGATAGCCCTTTAGTTACTAAGGATAACAGCATTGTTTGGTCGTATATCCCTTACCGTACTTACCCTTTTAGCATTGCTGTGGATGGCGTTAATTTTTGATTTTAATGATATTGTCGGGCATCTCGGCGCGCTGTTAAACCATCTTGATGGCAGTTAACCATGTTCCCTGGAAACAAAAAGCCACCAGCATTACCGGTGCCAGGCTGAGGCGGCAGTCACGCCTGCCCTTCCTCGTTCTCGCGAAAAGTGAGATATCCGAATACTCCACTTTCCCCATCCATGGGATGGTTAACGCCGTCCATCACCTTCACCTCTGGAAAATCAAAAGGTGAAACGTTTTCAAAACAGGCGACATTCACGCCGTATTCGTTTGGGTTAGAACGCCGCTGATGGAACGTGTAGATCCCGCACACCGAGCAGAAGAAATGGCGTGCCGTTCCCGTGTTAAAGCGGTACTCGGCGAGCTTATCCTCACCTTTGGTCACCGTAATCCCCGATAGCGGCGCAGAGACGACGACCGCGCCTCGCATTCGACAAAAGGAACAGCTGCAGCGCCGCGCGGTGTTCAGGCCATCAGTGAGCTCAACGGTGAATGCCACCGCGCCGCAATGGCACCTCGCATTTCGTCTTTCAGACATGGGCTATACCCCTTTTCTCACCAGCTCGGCCGCTTTAACAAAAACCTCGTCTTCTACGCCATCGCCTTTTTGCCTGCCGAGTCTGACAAGTTCATCCACAATACTGTTGCGATGAATCGGTTTCTGCGCTGAAACCAGCCCAATAACGGCGGCCCCAATCGCCAGCCCCACTAATCCGGTTTGTTCGTCTTTGTTTTTCATATTCATGCTCCTGGTACAACAAACAAGCGTAGCAGGAATACGCTAAAACGAAATGACGGACACGTTTAGACAGGTACGACCTCTAAAATCGACAGATACGAACGGGTGTCTATTATTTTGTTTAGCTTAAGATTGGTCTGTTCAAACAAGATCTGATACTCAAGCTCAGTCCTGGCACGCCCGCCATCAAAGCTTGTTAACAGAAGAAGGTCAGAAAGGTTTACTTAGGCTGTTTCGTACCGTTTAGCATACAGTTTATTTAAATACGTAAAAAAACGAGGCCACTTACTCCTCAACTTGATTAGCCACGCTCGGAAACTATTAACTTCAACATGATTGCTACGCCATTTAAATTCTTGTCAAAACAAACATTCCACATTTAGAATCGCGGCGTCATTCCGTATTCTGGCGTTTTAATATTGGCGGCCCAAATCTTGATATCGTTTTGCAGAAGAAGAGTAAAATCTGATTTCAAATGCGTCACCATGTCATTCACGCTGTCCGCATCAACTACAGAAAAATGTTCAATTCTGTTCTGTCCCACCTGTACACAGTGATATTTGGCAGGCAGCACTTTACCGTTCACATTAAGCGGCAGGTAATTCTCACCACAACGGCCTTCCGTAATATATGACACCAGCAAATTAGCGGATTTTTTTCCTGGCTGAGAGAAGCTTACCATGACAGGAAACCCTTCCGAGGTCTGCGTCATATCATAAAGAACAGCATTCTTCATATACCAGGTATTATATTCCCGCTCCTGAAAGGCGGACCAGGAAGGCGCAGAAAAGATCACCAGCACTGCCAGCGTAATAGATTCTATTTTCATGGGATGTTGTCGTCCGTGTTGTTGCACGTATTATTCAGATTGTGCAAAAAACAGCAACCTCTTAAGAATAGTCCTACTACTATTGGCAGTGATGGGGGGAAGGCATATCGACGTACGAAACTTTCCACCTGTGAGTTCCGGCCATTAGCCCGCTCTATTTATCCCTGTTCGCCGTTCGAATCGCCTCCAGGCCGACGCGCTGTCCGAATGACAGTTCTAACGTATTTCCATCAGGATCGGCAAAAAAAGCATAGTAGCCGACGGGATCGCCCAGATTCTCGGGCGCTTTCCTTAATACCCCTTCTGCGGTAGCCATCTCCGTTTTTCTGTCAATTTCTTCACGGGTGGCGCAGGCAATACCAAGGTGGCCAAAGTTGCCAAGCGGGGTATCGGTCACCGTGTCTGCCTGCACCAGAACCAGTGCAAAAGGACGGGTATGGTCGCTAAGCCATGCAACTTTCCTTGCATCAGGCAGATCGGGTTCGCGGGAATGAATCACCTCCATGCCGGCATAGCGGCGGTAAAAGGCAATACTTTTTTCCAGCTCCCTGACCATAAACGCCACATGCGTGAAACCTACATCAATGTCTTTCATTTTAAGATGTTACTCCTTTCAAAGTGGTACACACATCTTAAAAGCTCAAGTTAACTTGATGTCAACACGCTCATGCAGACGAAAACGCAGTGAAATGATAAAGCGCCGCCGTCGCGGCGATGCTGACGACAACGCTGATGAAAAAGTAGGTTTTGAAAGGCTGCTTTTTGGTTTTATGGCGAAAGAGTTGCTGGCCCACAATGGCACCAGGCCAGCCGCCCGTCGCGCCAAATACCAGCAACGTAGCTTCCGGGACCCTGCGCATGCCTTTGCGCGCCGCCATTTTATCGGCGCCATACATGCTCATCGTCAGCACATTGATCAACAGAAACCACATGCCCAGAGGACTCGTAGCAAAAAGGCTGCCTATCGCAGCGAACATCAGGAGTAAATAACAAAAGCGATTCAGGGTCATAGCACGAGCCACGGGATGTTTAGCGGTTTTGGATAACGTACTATACGCTAATTAACGAAAATATCAGAGTGAGACGGCTTTTCTAAAAGCAATCTGCGCCTCAGGCCTTTACTGATTAACATTTAAACTGCCGCAATAAGTAAGCATTATTTCATTATGTTTTGGCAGCTAGCATTTTTTGGGGGATGATGCCTCCCTTTTTTATTTTCTCAGAAACAACTGAATAAACATTATTCCACCCTGACATTAACTTTTGGCTTCGACAAGAGAACTTTGATCAGTTCCTTGAAAGGAAGAGGTTTGTAGAAGAAAAATCCCTGTAGAAACCGGATATGATTGCGTGTGAGGTAATCAAGTTGCTCTGCTGTTTCAACGCCTTCCGCCACGATACTAATTGAGAGTTTCTTGGCCAACTCCAGTACCGAATCGAGGATTAGCGTTGAATCCTCATTCGCGTTAACCCTGGCAACAAAGCTTTGGTCGATTTTAATGTAATCAATATGCAGATCCTGCAGATAGGATAGACCGGAATACCCCGTACCAAAGTCATCCAGCGCAATGGCAAATCCGTTGTTATGTAATTCATTTAATGTGTTAACGAGATGTTCATCAATGTCGAGTGGTTCACGCTCCGTCACCTCAACGACAAGGTTGAGATCCTGTCGAGTAAAACTGCGCTTGTAGTGGCGACATTCCTCAACAAAGGTGGACGCAACGATATGAGAAGCGCTGAAGTTAACCCCTACGTGAAACCCTTCTGGCAGCAATGTCGCAATAGAATTCATTTGCATTGCAACCTGCTTCATTAAGCTCTGAGTCAAAGGAATAATTAAACCGGATTTCTCAGCAAGAGGAATGAAGGATGCGGGAGAAATAAACCCTGATTGAGGATGCTTCCATCTGGCCAGCACTTCCACCCCCCGCAAAGTTCCCTCTTTACCGCTCACAACGGGTTGGTAATACGGAATAATTTCATTTCTGTAAATTGCCATGCGCAGTGACTCTTCGGGTGAGACATCCTTAGAAATATAGCGCTGAAGAATATAAGCAGAAAGAGACGATATTATCAACAGGAATAGTACCACCCCTCCGGCTCGATTGAATAATCTATTAAGACTAAAAAGAGGCGGAGAGTTAAATTGTACCGAAAAAGGAAAATTAGAGGCTTTTACCGTTAATACCTCTTTCTTCGTATTGTCTGCCGTCGTCACATCGCCCGTCAGGCCTAAAAGGGTATTTCCTACTCTCAGGGAATATTCAACGCCATTTAATGGCATATCCAGCGCATCACGGATATGGCTATCGCTAATGCTAACGATGATTCGGCTTCCGACGTGATTTGTCTGGTATAAGAGAACCGGAAGACCGTTGACGGTACTCCCCGAAGGAACGAGGAGCAATGATGACTCAGGCAGCACTGAGCTGTTGACCAACAATACGCGGTTTCCCGGTAAAGAGGAGCACCAGACCGCATTATTTTTCAGAATAATGATCGTTCTCAGGTGAGGCTGTAATGCAGCCTCGGTGCCCAGCCGATATTGCCCTTCAGCATCACAGTCATTCTCGGCAAGTTGCATTGCCATCTGAGTCGCATGACGAGCCTCTTTTAGAATAACATTCATGTTCCGCACGACGTAGTGCGCCCCTGCCAGGCTATCAGCCCGTGCAGAATACCAAACCTGTAAATTGATGATAAAAACGCCGAGCAAAAACATCGTCGTGGCTGCAACTACGGGGATAGATGCATGGCGCATTTAGGGTTCTCGATTTAAGTAAAGTTACCGCTTCAACGCTGCTGAAGTGATTGAATTGTCATCGTCTTAAGCATGGTTGATAAAGAAATAAATACCATATCAGGCGTCAGAAATTTTCTCGTAAACCAGATTGAGGGGAAACAAAAGGCCGCCGAACGGCAGCCCTGGTAGATAAGCGTTTATTAATACCGCTTTATTGTATTGATCGGGGTTCGTTCTGACCAGTCTGGTCTTTCGCCAGCCATGATGGCACGCTGTTGCGTTGGCGTCACAGACTGGGTTATTTCGGGCATTGACTTGTATTCGGGTTGCTTAGGTGGACTAAGTTCCAGATCGGAGCTACAGCCTGACAACAGCAAAACCGCCAGTAAGTATGAATTAAGCTTGAACACGTTCCCCCCTTCCAATGGGATAGAATTTTAAGAAAAAGCGTGGTGCCGCTATAGATTAATCAAGATATTTTTTCGCGGTCAATACCTTCAACCCATTGTTTTCATGCCCAGCTATGCACAAAACCGAACAGAAAGGCGATTACGCCGGATGCCGGCCCCAGAATCAACGCCGCTGCAAAACGTGCTGGCATTCGTCGCCGTAATCCGTACCATACGCGGCAGACAATTTTTGCCCCTAAATTTGCCCCTAACTTTACTCATTGCGCACCTCTTTTTCCCCCTGCCCCTATACTTTCAGTCTGAAATCTGGCTCGAGGTTTATAAGCTCAAACGCGCGAAGAAAATCTGGCTTACCTGGCAATAGCCACCAGCCGATTGTTTAAATCCCTCTGGCAGCATGGTCGCGTTATCCGCTTTGCGGATGGATGGTTCGAATGGAAGAAGGAAAGCGACAAGACGCAGCCCTGCTTCATGTACCGCGCAGACGGGTAACTCAACTTGTTTTGTCACCAGAAGCGATCCGTGAGTGGATGCGCCTGGATATTGTCGGGAAGAAGGCGGAAAAGATAGTTTCACACGGTGCTGTGGGAAATGTAAAAAATCAGGGGGGGGGAATTGACAGAACAAATAGATATATAATCCGATGTCCTTTCAGTATGCACTTTATATTTAATTCAGCATAATCTTATTTTAAGAAAAAAATATGTTTGCAGCCATCGGACCACTAAGTCCATTTATACGATAAAATTCAACGCGAACACCGGGTTGTAACGTTTGGCTTTCGCTATTACTTAATGCGGAAACATGTAAAAAAACATCTTTTCTACCATCAGATGGGATAATCAACCCCTTTCCACTCTTGAAGTCAAAACTTTTGACGATTCCTGTCATTTTACGAGACAAATATTTTCCTATTAGCTATCCAGACTTGACTATACAGGACTAGTGAATAATAGCCAATTTTATTTTAATGGCCCTCCGGATGTCTAAAATAAAATTTGCTTATTCACTCAACACATGCCTTAATGATTTGGCTGATTCGTTGTGATGATGAATCTAACTTTTCCAAAAGTTGTCCTCATAACCAGGTGTTATCTCTGATATCCCCTCCTCTTGAGTCCATACGTATACCATCATATGTTTATTATCATCAGCTTGTTAGTTTGAAAATGTTCAAACGGAGGTTTTGTGTCATCTAAAATCATAGGTCTTGTTAAGTGGTTTAACGCAGATAAAGGATTTGGCTTTATCTCTCCACTCGATGGAAGTAAAGATGTTCTTGTTCACACTTCTTCTCTGCAGGGAGAAACATTTAAAACGCTATTTGAAGGCCAAAAAGTTAAATTCGCTATCATAGCTGGAACTAAAGGTCCAACCGCTGCCAATGTAACGCTCTGCGATAGATAACTCTATAAATCGTTTGCTTAGCTTAGCAAGACTTTATCAGTGGAGGATGATTCTTCTGTTAAGCACTTCATTACAACAGGCCAGCATATTTACCTGACATCAAGTTTGCTGACCGATGTGATGAAATGCAGGACTGCTGCATGAACAGTCGCAAAGTGCGTAAGAGGCCAGGCAGCCTCCAAAAGCATTACGTCTTATTTATTGTATTAGTTTTCTTAGAGACGCTGGGAAGATTTGAACAATGCACTGCAGTATGGGCACACCAACTGAGCCCCCTTTTGTACACGATTGTGGCTATGTTCAGAATCTTTTAAGCAGTTTGGACAAGGACATTTGACTAAATAATTTCGGCGGAATTGAGTGTTTTTACGTGCAGACATAGACTTCTCCAGTTCAAATGGACCGCTACAGTACACGTTAAGGCACTATATTGCTTGTTTTAATTTCGAGAGAGGTAAAAAAACGTGAGTCAACAGAACCCTTTCGAACAGCTACAGGGATTGAAAACCCTTAAAATACATGGTGATATATGAAAAAAGTAATCATTTTTTTTAATGGTAAACCAAGTAAAGTCATCACTGTACTTAACGATGTGACATCAATACGCGAAGAATATCCTAATGGAGAAGTGATAAACCTTCAGATAATGTCAGCTGGCTTTCCCTCTTTAACCGGTGACCATGAAGTTGTCTACGTGGCATCAGATCGAGAGCTTACGCCTCAAGAGATATTAGACGCGGCGCAGAAGTTTCTTTGACGTTCGGGATTCAATGCCAATACTCATGAAACATTATTATTATAACTAAGCTTCATTATTATAGCCTGCTTAACGCAGGTTTTTTTTCACACCACACACAAATACACACAATTACGACACGAGCATCCAACGCCCTGCCAATATAACTTTATTGCTAATGCAACCATAAGGCTACCATGAAAATCCAACATTACACGGTCTTAATAGTTATTGAGGCTCCCTCCTCAGATAATAACATCAACCCTCTTATTTTGAGTCTCTTGCATGACCGAAAGTATTCAAACAAATCAAACCGAGGCGTTAAACTTCCATCCTATGTGTTCGTCGGTTTAGAGGGTCAAGCAATTTCAGAGTGGGAATCTGAAAAAGATGGAGCAGAAAAATTAAAAAAAAGACTCTACCATATGCTTCATGCCATTATACGTTCAGAAACATATCCACCTGCAATTTTCCTGATGATTTGCCCAGAAGATAAAACCTTAACTTTTGTTTCAAGACTTAAATTTAAAAAATAAACATCACAATTTTAAACTTAATCATTAAAAAATACTTTAACCATGAGAATTGCGAAAAAAACATAGTAGAGCGTGCCTTTCCCATCTTTCGCTACCGGCCAGGCACTTTACCGCGGCGTTGATGATACGACTCGTTAGGCGCAAAGATCTTAGTACACTCACTGACGGCCGGTCGTTGCTTATCAAGACACTTTCGATGGATATAATTGATTTAATTTTAGCCAGATGTGATAGAGTGAAATACATTCATTGAGAAGGCTAATCATCATGTCT from Enterobacter sp. JBIWA008 carries:
- the ompC gene encoding porin OmpC, translating into MQRKVLALMIPALLMAGATHAAEIYNKDGNKLDLYGKVDGLHYFSDDKGADGDQTYMRLGFKGETQINDMMTGYAQWEYNIQANNTEGSDNQSWTRLAFAGVKVGDYGSFDYGRNYGVLYDVEGWTDMLPEFGGDSYSKADNFMTSRANGVATYRNTDFYGLVQGLNFALQYQGKNEDASNNQEGTNNGRDTRHENGDGFGISTTYDFGMGITAGAAYTSSDRTNEQVMNTTAGGDKADAWTAGLKYDANNIYLAAMYSETRNMTPYGDNTDAVANKTQNFEVTAQYQFDFGLRPAISYLQSKGKDLGNGQGDQDLVKYADVGATYYFNKNMSTYVDYKINLLDEDDSFYKNNGIGTDDVVALGLVYQF
- a CDS encoding GFA family protein, coding for MSERRNARCHCGAVAFTVELTDGLNTARRCSCSFCRMRGAVVVSAPLSGITVTKGEDKLAEYRFNTGTARHFFCSVCGIYTFHQRRSNPNEYGVNVACFENVSPFDFPEVKVMDGVNHPMDGESGVFGYLTFRENEEGQA
- a CDS encoding VOC family protein, whose translation is MKDIDVGFTHVAFMVRELEKSIAFYRRYAGMEVIHSREPDLPDARKVAWLSDHTRPFALVLVQADTVTDTPLGNFGHLGIACATREEIDRKTEMATAEGVLRKAPENLGDPVGYYAFFADPDGNTLELSFGQRVGLEAIRTANRDK
- a CDS encoding DUF1294 domain-containing protein; this encodes MTLNRFCYLLLMFAAIGSLFATSPLGMWFLLINVLTMSMYGADKMAARKGMRRVPEATLLVFGATGGWPGAIVGQQLFRHKTKKQPFKTYFFISVVVSIAATAALYHFTAFSSA
- a CDS encoding cyclic diguanylate phosphodiesterase — protein: MRHASIPVVAATTMFLLGVFIINLQVWYSARADSLAGAHYVVRNMNVILKEARHATQMAMQLAENDCDAEGQYRLGTEAALQPHLRTIIILKNNAVWCSSLPGNRVLLVNSSVLPESSLLLVPSGSTVNGLPVLLYQTNHVGSRIIVSISDSHIRDALDMPLNGVEYSLRVGNTLLGLTGDVTTADNTKKEVLTVKASNFPFSVQFNSPPLFSLNRLFNRAGGVVLFLLIISSLSAYILQRYISKDVSPEESLRMAIYRNEIIPYYQPVVSGKEGTLRGVEVLARWKHPQSGFISPASFIPLAEKSGLIIPLTQSLMKQVAMQMNSIATLLPEGFHVGVNFSASHIVASTFVEECRHYKRSFTRQDLNLVVEVTEREPLDIDEHLVNTLNELHNNGFAIALDDFGTGYSGLSYLQDLHIDYIKIDQSFVARVNANEDSTLILDSVLELAKKLSISIVAEGVETAEQLDYLTRNHIRFLQGFFFYKPLPFKELIKVLLSKPKVNVRVE
- the cspF gene encoding cold shock-like protein CspF, which produces MSRKMTGIVKSFDFKSGKGLIIPSDGRKDVFLHVSALSNSESQTLQPGVRVEFYRINGLSGPMAANIFFS
- a CDS encoding cold shock domain-containing protein, with amino-acid sequence MSSKIIGLVKWFNADKGFGFISPLDGSKDVLVHTSSLQGETFKTLFEGQKVKFAIIAGTKGPTAANVTLCDR
- a CDS encoding YnfU family zinc-binding protein → MSARKNTQFRRNYLVKCPCPNCLKDSEHSHNRVQKGAQLVCPYCSALFKSSQRL